TCGAGCGTTTTTGGCTCAGCGAAGGCGACGCGGTCGCCATAGGCAGCGACCACGGGCGGGATCTGCGGCTCCAGAATGCCAGAGAGCGCCACCCGCCCATGCTGGGCGCACAACCCGATCAGGGTTGGCGCGAGCTCGATGAGAATGCCGGCGAGAATGTTGGCGATCAGCACATCCGCGCGGCCGTCCGGCAGGTCTCCAGGCGCATGGCAGCTCAGGCGCTCGCCGACGCCATTGGCGGCGGCATTGGCGGCGGTAGCGGTCAGCGCCTGGGGGTCATGGTCGACGGCGATAACGCGCGCGGCGCCCAGCTTGAGTGCGGCGATGGCGAGAATGCCGGAGCCGCAGCCGTAGTCGAGCACCGTCTTGCCGTTCAACTCAATGCCGTCGAGCCATTCCAGGCAGAGCGCGGTGGTGGGGTGAGAGCCGGTGCCAAAGGCCAGGCCAGGGTCGAGTGAGACGATTACCGCATCGCTTGCGGCATCCTGTTTGCTCCCTTGGGTGGGGGCTTGGTCTGGGGCTTGGCTGGAGCCGCGGCCTCCCTGGCTTGTGACCTTGTTGAGAGTGGATGTTGCCGCCGCGATGGATGACT
Above is a genomic segment from Thiorhodovibrio litoralis containing:
- the prmA gene encoding 50S ribosomal protein L11 methyltransferase; translation: MAWLQLALIGERAQVPLIEAALENAGALSVTLDDPADQGDTTAPADLALLEPAPGAMPLWALVRVTALFEDDPASRARAEQTAAFLRDSLAAPPELTPLADQVWERAWLAHWQPRQFGHRLWVCPHGQESSIAAATSTLNKVTSQGGRGSSQAPDQAPTQGSKQDAASDAVIVSLDPGLAFGTGSHPTTALCLEWLDGIELNGKTVLDYGCGSGILAIAALKLGAARVIAVDHDPQALTATAANAAANGVGERLSCHAPGDLPDGRADVLIANILAGILIELAPTLIGLCAQHGRVALSGILEPQIPPVVAAYGDRVAFAEPKTLEQWALLSGLCLGP